In Actinomycetota bacterium, the sequence ACGCCAGATGGGCGCTGCGCATGTCAAGGTCTACGGCGGCGGGGGCGGGGTCATCGTTCCTTCGGAAATCGATTTGCTGGCCGAGGTCGGCGTTCGCATCTTCAGCCCTCAGGACGGTCAACGGCTTGGCCTGCCGGGCATGATCAACCAACTCATCGCCGAGTGTGACACCAACCTCAGCACCAGCCAGGTGGACGTCGACTCTGTGATCTCAGGCTCCGCCGCCGCACTCGGCCGTGCCATCACTGTCCTCCAGGCCAGCGCCGACCCCGAGCTTGCCCAGGCGGTCCGGGCAGCGGCGGACCAGACATCAATTCCCGTTCTGGGCATCACTGGCACGGGTGGGTCCGGCAAGTCGTCACTTACCGACGAGCTCGTCCGTCGCCTGCGCCGAGACAGCCAGGACAAACTGCGCATAGCCGTGCTCGCCATCGACCCGACGCGGCAGCGAGGCGGCGGCGCGTTACTCGGCGACCGCATCCGTATGAACAGCATCGATCCCAGCGTTGTCTTCTTCCGCTCGCTCGCCACTCGTCAGGCCGGACGTCAGGTGCCCGAGGCACTTGACGACATCATTGCCGCGTGCAAGGCGGCTGGGTTCGACCTGGTAGTCGTTGAGACCCCCGGAATCGGTCAAGGAGACGCATCCATCGTCCCCCACGTCGATGTCAGCCTGTACGTCATGACGCCGGAATATGGGGCCGCATCGCAGCTGGAGAAGATCGACATGCTCGATTATGCGGACGTCGTCGCAGTGAACAAGTACGAGCGTAGAGGGGCCGAAGATGCACGCCGCGATGTCGCCCGGCAGTTGATCCGCAACAGGGGCGCCTTCGGCACCGCTTGGGAGCAGATGCCGGTATTCGGCACGAGCGCGGCGCGCTTCAATGATGATGGAGTGTCTTCTCTGTACCACTGCCTGAAGTCCTCGCTGGCAGAGAAGGGACTTGAGCGGTTCGATGGTGTGCTGCCTGTTGTCGAGGGGCACACGTCGACTCGGCTTGCCGCAGTGCTGCCGCCAGGTCGCGAGCACTATCTGGCTGAGATCGCCGGGACGGTCCGGGGCTACCACAAGCAGACAGCTCGACAGGCCGAGCTTGCGCGACAGCTTCAACAGCTCGACACCACCTCAGCCATGCTGGACAGCGCTGGGCAGGCCAGCGCTGTCCAGGCAGTGGACAATCTGCGCGATGGCCTCGCGCGTGAGTTGGCTCCTGAGGTTCGCACGCTGCTGGAATCCTGGCCAGCTATCCAGGAGAGCTACGCGGGTAACGACCTGACCTACGTGGTGCGCGGTCGAGAGATCCAAACCGAGCTCACGCGTACGACACCGTCCGGATCATCGATTCGACGGGTGGCACTGCCGCGCCTGACAGACCATGGCGAGCTGGTCGGCTTCCTGCGCGCCGAGAACCTGCCCGGCTACTTCCCGTATACGGCGGGCGTCTTCCCATTCAAGCGCACCGAAGAGACTCCGACCCGGATGTTCGCTGGGGAGGGCGATCCGGCCCGAACGAACCGCCGGTTCCACCTGCTCAGTGCCGGGCAGCCCGCCACACGTCTGTCGACAGCGTTCGACTCGGTGACCTTGTACGGATGCAACCCGGGATCGGCGCCGGATGTCTACGGCAAGGTCGGCACATCCGGCGTATCGGTGGCCACCCTCGATGACATCAAGGAACTCTATGCGGGGTTCGATCTGTGCTCGCCTTCCACATCAGTGTCGATGACCATCAACGGGCCTGCGCCCACGATCCTGGCGATGTACCTCAATGCCGTGATCGACCAGCAGCTCGACTCTTTTCGCGACAGCAACGGACGCGAGCCCGACGCGGACGAGGCCGCGGCGTTGCGGGATACTGCCCTGTCGACAGCGCGTGGCACCGTGCAGGCGGACATCCTCAAGGAAGACCAGGGTCAAAACACGTGCATCTTCTCCACCGAATTCTCCCTGCGCTGCATGGCGGATATCCAGCAATGGTTCATCGATCACCAGGTCCGCAACTTCTACTCGGTGTCCATTAGCGGATACCACATCGCCGAGGCCGGCGCGAACCCCTTGAGCCAGCTTGCTTTCACCCTGGCCAATGGTTTCACCTACGTGGAGTCCTACCTCGCGCGCGGCATGGCCATCGACGACTTCGCCCCTAGCCTTTCGTTCTTCTTCTCCAACGGGATGGACGCGGAGTACACCGTCCTCGGGCGCGTGGCCCGGCGGATCTGGGCCATCGCGATGCGCGATCGGTACGGGGCCAACGACTTGGCCCAGAAACTCAAATACCACGTGCAGACCTCAGGGCGGTCGTTGCACGCGCAGGAAATGGACTTCAACGACATCCGCACGACTCTGCAAGCGCTGTGCGCGCTCAATGACAACGCCAACTCACTGCACACCAACGCTTACGACGAGGCGATCACCACTCCGTCAGCACAGTCGGTTCGTCGCGCGCTGGCAATCCAGATGATCATCGACAAGGAGTGGGGCCTGTCGATGAACGAGAACCCGCTCCAGGGCGC encodes:
- a CDS encoding methylmalonyl-CoA mutase family protein: MHVPVNPVRFVTAGSLFDGHDAAINIMRRLLQAQGAEVVHLGHDRSVDEVVTAVVQEDAQGVAISSYQGGHIEYFNYLVERLRQMGAAHVKVYGGGGGVIVPSEIDLLAEVGVRIFSPQDGQRLGLPGMINQLIAECDTNLSTSQVDVDSVISGSAAALGRAITVLQASADPELAQAVRAAADQTSIPVLGITGTGGSGKSSLTDELVRRLRRDSQDKLRIAVLAIDPTRQRGGGALLGDRIRMNSIDPSVVFFRSLATRQAGRQVPEALDDIIAACKAAGFDLVVVETPGIGQGDASIVPHVDVSLYVMTPEYGAASQLEKIDMLDYADVVAVNKYERRGAEDARRDVARQLIRNRGAFGTAWEQMPVFGTSAARFNDDGVSSLYHCLKSSLAEKGLERFDGVLPVVEGHTSTRLAAVLPPGREHYLAEIAGTVRGYHKQTARQAELARQLQQLDTTSAMLDSAGQASAVQAVDNLRDGLARELAPEVRTLLESWPAIQESYAGNDLTYVVRGREIQTELTRTTPSGSSIRRVALPRLTDHGELVGFLRAENLPGYFPYTAGVFPFKRTEETPTRMFAGEGDPARTNRRFHLLSAGQPATRLSTAFDSVTLYGCNPGSAPDVYGKVGTSGVSVATLDDIKELYAGFDLCSPSTSVSMTINGPAPTILAMYLNAVIDQQLDSFRDSNGREPDADEAAALRDTALSTARGTVQADILKEDQGQNTCIFSTEFSLRCMADIQQWFIDHQVRNFYSVSISGYHIAEAGANPLSQLAFTLANGFTYVESYLARGMAIDDFAPSLSFFFSNGMDAEYTVLGRVARRIWAIAMRDRYGANDLAQKLKYHVQTSGRSLHAQEMDFNDIRTTLQALCALNDNANSLHTNAYDEAITTPSAQSVRRALAIQMIIDKEWGLSMNENPLQGAYIVEELTELVEEAVLVEFERISERGGVLGAMETGYQRGRIQDESMLYEHRKHDGSLPIIGVNTFLNDNIGQEQSIIELARGTDEEKQSQLRRLAEFHDRHRDDAQAALTRLKAAATEGGNVFDGLMDAVRYCSLGQISEAFFEVGGKYRRSV